The following are encoded in a window of Carya illinoinensis cultivar Pawnee chromosome 15, C.illinoinensisPawnee_v1, whole genome shotgun sequence genomic DNA:
- the LOC122296052 gene encoding UPF0496 protein At1g20180-like: MASFLRVRPGLGLANLEAAKLRHHPTTRIILHFLTFWVLSSDGKEQRDAHKNLNVDEEYLSALRTKSYGEFFTKAQFVVNQPYFPSYECHHEFSEVLLEPGQDQTIMAVLDSAILSKIPELKGLMLMYFDISAEASNICSHLLKSINSVQSNYQFIQSALDTFDDNYPPEQLKLIISELKAFSILNNPFSNPEKHDFKQINDKYSSVLHHLKTMRKKVARKLKLIKCFKKAFGICITAAGGLIAVATIVLALHILAALLLAGPALFISFPMKRPKKIKMSSFGFLRSGILSKVREQIDVAAKGTYILNRSLDTVSRLVARLHDEVEHKKSMIEFFLERRDDTFSLQVVKEIKKSDVGFRKQVQELEEHIYLSLVTINRARALVIKEMTS; the protein is encoded by the exons ATGGCCTCCTTCCTCAGAGTCAGACCTGGTTTAGGCTTAGCTAATCTAGAAGCAGCAAAGCTTAGACACCACCCCACTACTCGG ataattttacaTTTCTTGACATTTTGGGTACTTTCATCAGATGGCAAGGAACAGAGAGATGCCCACAAGAACTTAAATGTCGACGAGGAGTACCTTAGTGCATTAAGAACCAAATCCTATGGTGAATTCTTCACTAAAGCTCAATTTGTGGTAAACCAACCATACTTTCCATCATATGAATGCCACCATGAATTCTCCGAAGTTCTTCTCGAACCAGGTCAAGATCAAACGATAATGGctgttcttgattctgcaattcTTTCAAAGATACCTGAACTAAAAGGCCTTATGCTCATGTACTTTGACATCAGTGCTGAGGCTTCAAACATCTGCAGCCACCTCCTCAAAAGCATCAACTCTGTCCAATCTAACTACCAGTTCATCCAAAGTGCACTTGATACCTTTGATGATAATTACCCTCCCGAGCAACTCAAACTGATTATTTCAGAGCTAAAGGCGTTCAGCATCCTAAACAACCCGTTTTCCAATCCTGAAAAGCATGATTTTAAGCAGATAAACGACAAGTACTCATCCGTGCTGCACCACCTGAAGACAATGAGAAAAAAGGTGGCAAGAAAACTCAAGCTGATAAAGTGTTTCAAGAAGGCATTTGGGATATGCATAACCGCAGCCGGTGGCTTGATAGCAGTTGCAACCATTGTTCTGGCATTGCACATTCTTGCCGCACTGCTCCTGGCCGGGCCTGCACTTTTCATCAGCTTCCCCATGAAGCGCCCAAAGAAGATCAAGATGTCGAGCTTTGGATTCTTAAGAAGTGGGATTCTCAGCAAAGTGAGGGAGCAGATTGATGTAGCAGCAAAGGGAACGTATATTTTGAACAGGAGTTTGGACACAGTGAGTAGACTTGTGGCTAGACTTCATGACGAGGTTGAACACAAGAAATCAATGATAGAGTTCTTTTTGGAGAGGAGAGACGATACATTTTCTTTGCAAGTAGTAAAGGAGATTAAGAAGAGTGATGTAGGGTTCAGGAAGCAAGTGCAGGAGCTTGAAGAGCATATATATTTGTCACTCGTAACCATTAACAGGGCTAGAGCCTTGGTTATTAAGGAGATGACCTCATGA